One region of Fibrobacter sp. UWH6 genomic DNA includes:
- a CDS encoding YdcF family protein → MAKSLSKKQIRARRIIASLIAAAAVIVIILFYLVITESGHWLVDDDEINHVTWVAVLDGQSADLERIDYAADLVANGQADSVLILGRRCLRNRSNAEFYVEEFMRLGSFDSNAVFLAPHDDASTIGEAFTIIPWLKKHNADTVLLLTSAAASHRVKKIFSTLSGEKPVYKTVDIHHYQYNADSWYTNRESRKTWIREWAALAMATFELWPAGILTPNDSAFYKRIQSLKKFEEQKNPVVDLQSLIPKVSEKSKAVDTIPEPAKEKTDSVISNE, encoded by the coding sequence TTGGCAAAGTCTCTCAGCAAAAAGCAGATCCGCGCACGCCGCATTATTGCAAGCCTCATCGCAGCGGCAGCAGTCATTGTCATCATCCTTTTCTATCTGGTCATCACAGAAAGCGGCCATTGGCTGGTTGACGATGACGAAATAAACCACGTTACCTGGGTTGCCGTTCTCGACGGACAATCAGCAGACCTGGAACGTATTGACTACGCAGCAGACCTTGTCGCTAATGGCCAGGCCGACTCCGTCTTGATTTTAGGCAGACGTTGCCTACGCAACCGCAGCAACGCGGAATTCTACGTCGAAGAATTTATGAGATTAGGAAGTTTCGACAGCAACGCGGTCTTCCTCGCCCCTCACGACGATGCCTCCACCATCGGCGAAGCCTTCACCATTATCCCCTGGCTAAAGAAACACAATGCCGACACGGTCTTGCTGCTGACTTCCGCAGCCGCCTCCCACCGAGTCAAGAAAATATTCTCGACCCTTTCTGGAGAAAAACCTGTATACAAGACCGTAGACATCCACCATTATCAGTACAACGCCGATTCCTGGTACACCAATCGCGAATCCCGCAAGACCTGGATTAGAGAATGGGCAGCCTTGGCTATGGCCACATTTGAACTCTGGCCGGCAGGAATTCTAACACCCAATGATTCCGCCTTCTACAAAAGGATTCAGTCCCTCAAGAAATTTGAAGAACAGAAAAATCCTGTTGTAGATTTGCAGTCCTTGATTCCAAAGGTTTCAGAAAAAAGCAAGGCCGTGGATACCATTCCCGAGCCTGCTAAAGAAAAAACAGACTCAGTTATAAGCAACGAGTAA
- the rimI gene encoding ribosomal protein S18-alanine N-acetyltransferase, with amino-acid sequence MSIRKMEIADIPAVLSIQEELQFQEWNEKQFASEIRANYASCLVYESDNEPQPAILGYAIFHILGPDSELLSIATQGHQQQKGIGQQLLDAGFSQLNFAEGDCCFLEVRVGNEKARRFYEKNGFKIYGTRKKYYSDGEDAVLYKTGS; translated from the coding sequence ATGTCAATCCGCAAAATGGAAATTGCAGACATTCCAGCAGTTCTTTCCATACAGGAAGAACTGCAGTTTCAGGAATGGAACGAAAAACAGTTCGCCAGCGAGATCCGCGCAAATTACGCCAGCTGTCTGGTGTACGAATCCGACAACGAACCGCAACCAGCTATTCTCGGCTACGCAATTTTCCATATCCTAGGCCCCGACTCCGAATTGTTAAGTATCGCCACCCAAGGCCATCAACAGCAAAAGGGAATCGGTCAGCAACTTCTGGACGCAGGATTCAGCCAGCTAAATTTCGCGGAAGGAGACTGTTGCTTTCTGGAAGTCCGAGTCGGTAACGAAAAGGCAAGACGATTCTACGAGAAGAACGGTTTCAAAATTTATGGCACCCGCAAGAAGTACTATTCCGATGGAGAGGATGCTGTACTCTACAAGACAGGTTCCTAA
- the tsaB gene encoding tRNA (adenosine(37)-N6)-threonylcarbamoyltransferase complex dimerization subunit type 1 TsaB, protein MKLDLFVDTSRKGISMGLSDSTSGLYQETVDASARGETASAILDDLLARVGAKLDDIKRVLVTVGPGSFSGLRTGVAFCQGLCFSGKRELCGVSTLQALECFGGNDNSAEVAVVIRARPGYWYLRQTVDGKAEESFIETTEVVERLKAHPVKTVVVDEAASADETLSALFAEIAAAAVLDTGKPLNMWTSLFTKVPPSLIQEANYIQPSYFEKLK, encoded by the coding sequence ATGAAACTTGATCTTTTTGTAGATACTTCCCGTAAGGGGATTTCCATGGGATTATCCGACAGCACGTCTGGATTGTACCAGGAGACTGTAGATGCTTCTGCCCGTGGCGAAACCGCATCCGCTATTCTAGACGATCTGCTTGCCCGCGTAGGCGCAAAGCTAGACGACATCAAGCGAGTGCTAGTCACTGTGGGACCGGGATCCTTTAGCGGTCTCCGTACGGGAGTCGCTTTCTGTCAGGGACTTTGCTTTAGCGGCAAACGTGAACTTTGTGGAGTCAGTACCTTGCAGGCTCTGGAATGCTTTGGCGGTAACGACAATTCAGCCGAAGTCGCCGTGGTAATCCGTGCACGCCCTGGTTACTGGTACTTACGTCAGACAGTTGATGGCAAGGCCGAAGAAAGCTTTATCGAGACCACCGAAGTAGTAGAACGCCTTAAGGCACATCCCGTAAAGACCGTCGTTGTGGATGAAGCGGCCTCCGCCGATGAAACCTTGAGCGCACTGTTTGCAGAAATCGCGGCAGCCGCCGTTCTTGACACCGGCAAGCCTCTGAACATGTGGACGTCCCTATTTACCAAGGTTCCGCCCAGTCTGATTCAGGAAGCCAACTACATCCAGCCATCTTACTTCGAAAAACTCAAATAG
- a CDS encoding D-alanine--D-alanine ligase has product MARMRVLVLMGGPSTEHDVSVVSGTGVVRAMNPDKYNIHPVLIDKDGTWHWSSRELSPYQKDNFSVNYFRGLEGTAANTKKNPALSELPDADIAFLALHGKWGEDGHVQALLENWGIPYTGCGLLASALAMDKIKSKEIYRANGIPTPPYRVIFKHDFTGDTLVSVADELGFPLVIKDPLGGSSIGIGIAKDLDEAGKIAQDLFKDSNRLLCEKFIAGGEASCGYIEGEKPLPPTEMRMTTREYFDYEAKYNGECKEVTPAEFAPELTARIQELVKNAHYALGGAGYSRTDVRITKDGELFAIETNTLPGMTPTSLLPQQAACNGITYSQLIDMIIEKSLYIKR; this is encoded by the coding sequence ATGGCACGCATGCGCGTTCTCGTTTTGATGGGTGGTCCGTCCACCGAACATGATGTTTCTGTAGTTAGCGGTACCGGTGTGGTCCGCGCCATGAATCCCGACAAATACAACATCCACCCGGTTCTTATCGACAAGGATGGCACCTGGCACTGGTCTTCCCGCGAGCTGTCCCCCTACCAGAAGGACAATTTCTCCGTGAATTACTTCCGCGGTCTGGAAGGCACTGCCGCCAACACCAAGAAGAACCCCGCCCTTTCTGAACTTCCCGACGCCGACATCGCCTTCCTGGCACTCCACGGCAAGTGGGGCGAAGACGGCCATGTGCAGGCTCTTCTTGAAAACTGGGGTATCCCCTACACCGGTTGCGGTCTTTTGGCTTCCGCTCTGGCCATGGATAAGATCAAGTCCAAGGAAATCTATCGCGCCAACGGCATTCCCACTCCGCCCTACCGCGTGATATTCAAGCACGACTTTACTGGCGACACCCTGGTAAGTGTTGCTGACGAACTGGGCTTCCCCCTGGTCATCAAGGACCCGCTGGGCGGCTCCTCCATCGGTATCGGCATCGCCAAGGATCTTGACGAAGCAGGCAAGATCGCCCAGGACCTGTTCAAGGATTCCAACCGCCTCCTCTGCGAAAAGTTCATTGCCGGTGGCGAAGCTAGCTGCGGCTACATCGAAGGTGAAAAGCCCCTGCCGCCTACCGAAATGCGCATGACCACCCGCGAATACTTCGACTACGAAGCCAAGTACAACGGCGAATGTAAGGAAGTGACCCCGGCTGAATTTGCTCCGGAACTGACCGCACGCATCCAGGAACTGGTGAAGAACGCTCACTACGCTCTGGGTGGTGCAGGCTATAGCCGTACCGACGTCCGCATTACCAAGGACGGTGAACTGTTCGCTATCGAAACCAACACCCTGCCCGGCATGACCCCCACAAGCCTCTTGCCCCAGCAGGCCGCCTGCAACGGTATTACCTACAGCCAGCTCATCGACATGATTATCGAAAAGAGCCTGTACATTAAGAGGTAA
- a CDS encoding NAD(P)-dependent oxidoreductase has protein sequence MKVFVTGGTGFIGHYVVRALLAKGHEVVIATRHPNKVPSLQKIPQVSFVECALTDFEKMAQGLVGCDACIHVALGWGETPSTMLMNDTRATVNLLESAAAAGCKKFIYTSSTAAMGRIRPVMREVTCNLPMDLYGATKAAGEAFVLGFSHGYGDQFPKVEMARNIIRPGYTFGNPAYPDGCCQPDRRFFDIVKAVKENRDINIIKNDGTQFIFAGHQAELYVNLLESDLNEEIFLGMSECWVSWKEIAQMALSLKPDSTSKIVEKDLGWGDDPILFDVSKIKDRFGLAFDPHEQLMEHVKWTFDQV, from the coding sequence ATGAAGGTCTTTGTTACCGGTGGAACTGGTTTTATTGGTCACTATGTAGTCCGTGCCTTGCTTGCCAAGGGGCATGAAGTGGTTATCGCCACGCGTCATCCTAATAAGGTTCCTTCTTTACAGAAAATTCCCCAGGTTAGCTTTGTTGAATGTGCTTTAACCGACTTTGAAAAGATGGCTCAGGGCTTGGTGGGCTGCGATGCTTGTATCCATGTGGCTCTGGGGTGGGGTGAGACTCCCTCTACCATGCTGATGAACGATACCCGTGCGACCGTTAATTTGTTGGAAAGTGCGGCGGCAGCGGGGTGCAAGAAGTTTATTTATACCAGCAGTACCGCAGCCATGGGACGTATACGTCCTGTAATGCGGGAAGTAACCTGCAATCTGCCCATGGATCTCTATGGGGCTACCAAGGCCGCAGGCGAAGCTTTTGTGCTGGGATTTTCCCATGGTTACGGGGATCAGTTCCCCAAGGTGGAAATGGCTCGCAATATTATCCGCCCGGGGTATACTTTCGGTAATCCCGCTTACCCTGATGGTTGCTGCCAGCCGGACCGTCGCTTCTTCGATATCGTAAAGGCCGTCAAGGAAAACCGCGACATCAATATTATCAAGAATGATGGTACCCAGTTTATTTTTGCTGGTCATCAGGCTGAACTTTATGTGAATCTTCTGGAATCCGACTTGAATGAGGAAATCTTCCTCGGTATGTCTGAATGCTGGGTGAGCTGGAAGGAAATTGCCCAGATGGCTCTTTCTTTGAAGCCGGATTCCACTTCTAAAATTGTGGAGAAGGATTTGGGTTGGGGCGATGATCCGATTCTGTTCGATGTCAGCAAGATTAAGGATCGTTTTGGCCTAGCTTTTGATCCCCATGAACAGCTGATGGAACATGTGAAGTGGACCTTTGACCAGGTCTAG
- the purF gene encoding amidophosphoribosyltransferase, protein MLEEIHEECGVIGIFNGENVVRNVTMGLYALQHRGQESAGFAVTDGDKIRVRKSMGLVSTLLQEHNVDECPGNTCIGHVRYSTTGASTLANAQPILVSCKWGQLAVVHNGNITNATELRQEMENEGHIFQTTSDSEILLHEIARTEADDLGQAIKKAITKFTGCFCLIFISKDTMYVARDGFGFRPLSIARMGKSWCVASETCAFDLLGANYVRDIQPGEFLTITNNGLHSERFTQKDRLAHCIFEYIYFSRPDSKIFEQSCDKVRRKMGKQLAKECPVDADIVISVPDSATTAALGYAQASGIRFEIGLLRNHYVGRTFIDPTQNVREQKVKLKFNPIEGVLKNKRVCVVEDSIVRGTTLKILSKMLRDAGALEVHIRIASPPVAHPCFFGMDFPSQGELAASSMTPDEIAKMLGVESLGYLSVEGMKECTGEGENYCAACFNNDYPDYIGIDASKNRCG, encoded by the coding sequence ATGCTCGAAGAAATTCATGAAGAATGCGGCGTCATCGGCATTTTCAATGGCGAGAACGTAGTCCGCAATGTTACCATGGGTCTGTACGCTCTGCAGCACCGCGGCCAGGAATCCGCAGGCTTTGCAGTGACCGACGGCGACAAGATTCGCGTCCGTAAGTCCATGGGTCTGGTTTCCACCCTCCTGCAAGAACACAACGTAGACGAATGCCCGGGTAACACCTGCATCGGCCACGTTCGTTACAGCACCACTGGCGCAAGCACCTTGGCAAACGCCCAGCCCATTTTGGTGAGCTGCAAGTGGGGCCAGCTGGCAGTAGTTCACAACGGTAACATCACCAACGCCACCGAACTGCGTCAGGAAATGGAAAACGAAGGTCACATCTTCCAGACCACCTCAGACTCAGAAATTCTTCTTCATGAAATCGCACGCACAGAAGCCGATGACTTGGGACAAGCAATCAAGAAAGCTATTACCAAATTCACCGGCTGTTTTTGTCTGATATTCATCAGCAAGGACACCATGTACGTGGCCCGCGACGGCTTCGGCTTCCGCCCCCTAAGCATCGCCCGCATGGGAAAATCCTGGTGCGTGGCCTCCGAAACCTGCGCTTTCGATTTGCTGGGAGCCAACTACGTTCGCGATATCCAGCCCGGCGAATTCCTGACCATTACCAATAACGGCCTCCATTCCGAACGTTTCACCCAGAAGGACCGTCTGGCCCACTGTATTTTCGAGTACATCTACTTCAGCCGTCCGGACTCCAAGATCTTCGAGCAGTCCTGCGACAAGGTCCGCCGCAAGATGGGCAAGCAGCTGGCCAAGGAATGTCCCGTAGACGCAGACATCGTCATTTCCGTTCCGGACAGTGCCACTACCGCAGCCCTGGGCTACGCACAGGCCAGCGGCATCCGCTTTGAAATTGGCTTGCTCCGTAACCATTATGTGGGCCGTACCTTCATCGACCCCACCCAGAACGTCCGCGAACAGAAGGTGAAACTGAAGTTCAACCCCATCGAAGGCGTTCTCAAGAACAAGCGCGTCTGCGTGGTGGAAGACTCCATCGTCCGCGGAACCACTCTGAAGATCCTTTCCAAGATGCTCCGCGATGCAGGCGCTCTCGAAGTCCACATCCGTATTGCATCACCTCCGGTAGCACACCCCTGTTTCTTCGGCATGGACTTCCCCAGCCAGGGCGAACTTGCAGCCAGTTCCATGACTCCCGACGAAATCGCAAAGATGCTGGGCGTAGAAAGCCTGGGTTACCTCAGCGTAGAAGGTATGAAGGAATGTACCGGCGAAGGCGAAAATTACTGCGCCGCCTGCTTCAACAACGACTATCCCGACTATATCGGTATTGACGCCAGCAAGAATCGCTGCGGCTAA
- a CDS encoding geranylgeranylglycerol-phosphate geranylgeranyltransferase — MTRPVNIAIASVTLVVGYFLLGIFPGVDEGVTVRGISFTTLSLQILGFACAIGFGNIQNDVLDFESDKKNRPNRPLPSGRISVGAAKTAWIVMAILTVACGLADGILSGAYATPSLFFAALVLLLIAYNKKLKHIPLLKNMTVAFLCTTPLILTLIYPIIPRETDIEPMSLSAKFGFLYPAMMFAFLLTTVREIYKDLEDESGDLMAGIITFPIAAGAPTARRLAGAILIFTWMLLPLPTIQGYYSTIFLILTLATLTPTFATILIQTQKQNYRKSQKLVKISMFVGLIALVISTAI, encoded by the coding sequence ATGACTCGTCCTGTCAACATTGCCATAGCCTCGGTTACCTTGGTAGTTGGGTATTTTTTACTGGGAATTTTTCCCGGAGTTGATGAGGGAGTTACCGTTCGCGGCATCAGCTTTACAACCCTGAGTCTCCAAATTTTGGGCTTTGCGTGCGCCATCGGATTTGGCAATATTCAAAACGACGTTCTTGATTTTGAAAGCGACAAGAAGAATCGACCGAACCGTCCTCTCCCCAGTGGCCGAATCAGCGTTGGCGCGGCAAAAACAGCATGGATCGTCATGGCAATTCTTACCGTTGCGTGCGGACTTGCCGACGGCATTTTATCCGGAGCCTATGCGACGCCCTCCCTGTTCTTTGCGGCTCTTGTCCTTTTGCTTATCGCCTACAACAAGAAGCTCAAGCACATTCCCCTGCTGAAGAACATGACCGTGGCATTCCTATGCACGACCCCGCTAATCCTCACTCTCATCTACCCGATTATCCCCAGAGAAACCGACATTGAACCCATGAGCCTGAGTGCGAAATTCGGATTTCTGTACCCCGCCATGATGTTTGCATTCCTGCTGACCACCGTCCGCGAAATCTACAAGGACCTTGAAGACGAATCTGGCGACCTGATGGCAGGCATCATCACCTTCCCCATTGCCGCAGGCGCCCCTACAGCACGACGCCTGGCCGGAGCCATCCTGATCTTTACCTGGATGCTCCTCCCCCTTCCCACGATCCAAGGATATTATTCCACCATTTTTCTGATTCTAACCCTGGCGACCCTGACCCCCACATTTGCGACAATTCTTATCCAGACACAAAAACAGAACTACCGCAAATCCCAGAAGCTAGTCAAGATATCCATGTTTGTTGGCCTAATCGCCCTGGTGATCAGCACGGCAATATAG
- a CDS encoding desulfoferrodoxin family protein, protein MEMAFYRCNESGNIIIDVKRNEAPSECFLNMEKLVPNTVDAAKEKHVPVVVLTENAAKVSVGSVAHPMAAGHYIQWILLELKNGYQIRYLNPGDAPACVFPIQKGDEVIAVYEYCNLHGLWKTSV, encoded by the coding sequence ATGGAAATGGCATTTTATCGTTGCAACGAAAGTGGCAATATTATCATCGACGTGAAAAGGAACGAGGCTCCCTCGGAATGTTTCCTGAACATGGAAAAACTTGTTCCAAATACAGTTGATGCGGCCAAGGAAAAGCATGTTCCTGTTGTGGTTCTTACTGAAAACGCAGCAAAGGTTTCCGTAGGTTCCGTTGCACACCCCATGGCCGCTGGACATTATATTCAGTGGATTCTTCTGGAACTGAAGAATGGCTATCAAATTAGATACTTGAATCCGGGAGATGCTCCGGCCTGTGTATTCCCCATACAAAAGGGAGACGAGGTTATTGCTGTGTATGAATATTGCAACCTCCATGGCCTTTGGAAAACATCCGTCTAG
- the rsgA gene encoding ribosome small subunit-dependent GTPase A, giving the protein MRNDLGRNVDFDQDFDAEEELPLRSVRPTRRDHRSRRIDVMKELESGVVDERPIKERYSREFKKAKIKKVKNPIENIGEENCVEGLVLEVHRRTCEVRLETKNEKFETKDESSSESLSPLNSPLSANIVTAMYRATTSKTLGEFPAVGDRVLLGQVNDAEDEGDGVGSQKYCVVRVLPRKSELKRPGPRDSFYKQQTLAANIDQVVIVASVTQPEFNYGFMDRFLLAANLNDLPFVLVLTKMDLLPNGEADLSDDIRDFMSIADKVIPVSVRSGEGLEVLRAELDGKSSVFSGQSGVGKSTLINALVPEAELQTGAVRERDGKGRHTTTSSSLFDLPLEDFPKGGVVIDTPGIRSIGLMDMEAETLAKIFPGFFDGDLFTCKYSNCIHVKEPGCSVLASVENGSLSRARYASYLRILNSKD; this is encoded by the coding sequence ATGAGAAATGACCTGGGTCGAAATGTCGACTTTGATCAGGATTTCGATGCTGAAGAAGAACTGCCTCTCCGTTCTGTGCGTCCGACTCGCCGCGACCATCGCAGCCGTCGTATTGACGTGATGAAGGAACTGGAAAGCGGTGTGGTGGATGAACGCCCCATTAAGGAACGCTACAGCCGCGAGTTCAAGAAAGCGAAAATCAAGAAGGTGAAAAATCCCATCGAGAATATCGGTGAGGAAAATTGCGTAGAGGGCTTGGTTCTTGAAGTCCACCGCCGCACCTGCGAAGTGCGATTAGAGACGAAAAACGAGAAATTTGAGACGAAAGACGAAAGTAGCTCAGAATCCCTTTCTCCTTTAAACTCTCCGCTTTCCGCTAATATAGTAACGGCCATGTACCGAGCCACTACATCCAAGACTTTGGGCGAATTCCCTGCTGTGGGTGACCGCGTGCTTCTTGGGCAGGTAAATGACGCCGAAGATGAAGGCGATGGTGTCGGTTCCCAGAAGTATTGTGTGGTACGTGTCTTGCCCCGCAAGAGCGAACTGAAGCGCCCCGGTCCCCGTGATAGCTTTTACAAACAGCAGACCTTGGCTGCCAACATTGATCAGGTGGTCATTGTAGCCAGCGTAACCCAGCCGGAATTCAACTATGGTTTTATGGACCGCTTCCTGCTGGCAGCAAATTTGAATGACCTGCCTTTTGTGCTGGTTTTGACGAAGATGGACCTGCTTCCCAATGGCGAGGCCGACCTTTCTGATGATATCCGCGACTTTATGTCTATTGCCGACAAGGTGATTCCCGTAAGCGTAAGGAGCGGTGAAGGTCTTGAGGTCCTTCGTGCGGAACTGGATGGAAAGTCTTCTGTTTTCAGTGGTCAGAGCGGGGTAGGTAAGTCCACCTTGATCAACGCCTTGGTTCCTGAAGCTGAACTTCAGACTGGTGCCGTCCGTGAACGTGATGGCAAGGGCCGCCATACTACAACGTCTTCTAGTCTGTTTGACCTTCCCCTGGAAGATTTCCCAAAGGGTGGTGTGGTCATCGATACTCCGGGTATCCGTTCCATTGGGCTTATGGATATGGAAGCTGAAACCCTGGCCAAAATTTTCCCGGGTTTCTTCGATGGAGACCTGTTTACCTGCAAGTACAGCAACTGTATTCATGTCAAGGAACCGGGCTGCTCCGTGTTGGCTTCCGTTGAAAATGGATCCCTATCCCGCGCTCGTTATGCAAGCTATCTCCGTATTTTGAATTCCAAGGATTGA
- a CDS encoding nicotinate-nicotinamide nucleotide adenylyltransferase: protein MSSSNFEKNVAVLGGAFDPVHNDHIRVAKICLERGFCDEVWFMPSPDRWDKILNASAEDRFAMLELAFAGDNRLVLSDLEIEQGDYRGSYVFLMGLKEKFPEINFRLLTGADTYEGIPHWRDPMNFFGTNYNGHLLLRDIELIVFARNGYPQPDMKKHKANGYADLLWLGPDEGFEGIYSSTAIRKALLCNEKPEGLDPKVYQYIKDHNLYRD from the coding sequence ATGTCTTCTAGCAATTTTGAAAAAAATGTAGCTGTTCTGGGCGGTGCGTTTGACCCTGTTCATAACGACCACATCCGAGTTGCGAAAATTTGTCTGGAACGAGGCTTCTGCGATGAGGTATGGTTCATGCCTAGCCCCGATCGTTGGGATAAGATTCTGAATGCTAGCGCTGAAGATCGTTTTGCCATGTTGGAACTGGCCTTTGCTGGTGACAATCGTCTGGTTCTTTCCGATCTTGAAATAGAGCAGGGCGATTATCGCGGGTCTTATGTGTTCCTTATGGGGCTCAAGGAAAAATTCCCGGAAATTAATTTCCGGTTGCTGACTGGAGCTGATACTTACGAAGGAATTCCTCATTGGCGTGATCCCATGAATTTCTTTGGCACGAACTACAATGGGCACCTGTTGTTGCGTGATATCGAGTTGATTGTGTTTGCCCGCAATGGGTATCCGCAACCTGATATGAAGAAGCATAAGGCTAATGGTTATGCAGATCTTCTATGGCTTGGGCCTGATGAAGGCTTTGAAGGGATTTATTCCAGTACTGCCATCCGCAAGGCTCTGTTGTGTAACGAAAAACCCGAAGGCCTGGATCCAAAGGTTTATCAGTATATCAAGGACCACAACCTGTACAGAGACTAG
- a CDS encoding RluA family pseudouridine synthase, which yields MPVPSDMYFESVVQPEHNGWLLLDSLCARFTYHSRTDWSEKLSRGLVTINGVVADENSVAHKNDKVVYHVENYTEPEVPTNYDVVFEDDEFMVIAKPAGVPVHHTGRIFYNTFTSIVRRGTDCETATPMHRLDRDTGGLMLFAKYAETAARFQKNLDRILLKKFYMAVVRGNFPEEAVDCQMPLREDPNDHLRLRMHHFDDGKPCHTVFRKVGAGVASAGNYSVVEAELITGRKHQIRAHLSELGYPILGDRLYSFDGRFYEKMSDAVAEARARGELSKEEALSDEDYAILGARTQMLYAYKAEIQLPYWKEPRTFECRNFPDEMKALVP from the coding sequence ATGCCCGTTCCTTCTGATATGTATTTTGAAAGCGTGGTTCAGCCGGAACATAACGGCTGGCTCTTGCTGGATTCCTTGTGCGCCCGTTTTACCTATCATAGCAGGACTGATTGGTCTGAAAAACTTTCCCGCGGTCTGGTAACGATTAATGGGGTTGTGGCTGACGAAAACTCTGTGGCTCATAAGAACGACAAGGTGGTGTACCATGTGGAAAATTACACCGAACCTGAAGTTCCTACGAACTATGACGTGGTTTTCGAAGATGACGAATTCATGGTAATCGCCAAGCCTGCCGGCGTTCCGGTTCATCATACAGGGCGTATTTTCTATAATACTTTTACCTCCATTGTTCGTCGAGGAACGGATTGCGAAACGGCGACTCCCATGCATCGACTTGATCGGGATACGGGAGGCTTGATGCTGTTTGCCAAGTATGCAGAAACCGCTGCCCGTTTTCAGAAAAATCTGGACCGAATCTTGCTGAAGAAGTTCTATATGGCGGTGGTCCGTGGGAATTTTCCTGAGGAAGCCGTTGACTGTCAGATGCCTTTACGCGAAGATCCCAATGACCACCTGCGCTTGCGCATGCACCATTTTGACGACGGAAAACCGTGTCATACGGTTTTCCGCAAGGTCGGGGCAGGGGTAGCCTCTGCCGGGAATTATTCCGTGGTTGAAGCGGAACTGATCACCGGACGAAAACATCAGATTCGCGCACACCTGTCGGAATTAGGATATCCGATTCTTGGGGACCGCCTATATAGTTTTGATGGCCGTTTTTATGAAAAAATGTCTGATGCCGTGGCAGAAGCCCGTGCCCGAGGTGAGCTGAGCAAGGAAGAGGCCTTGTCCGATGAAGATTATGCGATTCTCGGGGCTAGAACCCAAATGCTGTACGCCTATAAAGCTGAAATACAGTTGCCCTACTGGAAAGAACCGCGAACTTTTGAGTGCCGGAATTTCCCAGACGAAATGAAAGCCCTGGTTCCATAA